A stretch of the Coprobacillus cateniformis genome encodes the following:
- the accB gene encoding acetyl-CoA carboxylase biotin carboxyl carrier protein has protein sequence MDTEKIKSIIKMFEESQISKMDLTDGDMHITLEKEMEPVEVVRKVKTAPIYHETETKEPQMQGTPMKSPLVGTYYQASGSNQSPFVKVGDHVNVGDTICIIEAMKVMNEIKATTGGTVLSINVNDGETVEYDQVLMMIG, from the coding sequence ATGGATACTGAAAAAATAAAATCAATCATAAAGATGTTTGAAGAAAGTCAAATATCTAAAATGGATCTTACTGATGGAGACATGCATATTACATTAGAAAAAGAAATGGAACCTGTAGAAGTTGTGAGAAAAGTCAAAACAGCACCTATCTATCATGAAACTGAAACCAAAGAACCGCAAATGCAAGGAACACCAATGAAAAGTCCTTTAGTAGGAACATACTATCAAGCAAGCGGTAGCAATCAAAGTCCATTTGTTAAAGTTGGTGATCATGTGAATGTAGGTGATACAATTTGTATTATTGAAGCCATGAAAGTTATGAATGAAATTAAAGCAACAACTGGTGGAACTGTTTTATCTATTAATGTCAATGATGGGGAAACTGTTGAATATGATCAAGTTTTAATGATGATAGGGTAA
- a CDS encoding acyl carrier protein — MFEQVKDALVESLNIDGGDIKLESNLKDDLGIDSLAAVELSLDLETEFDVEISDEELAALVSVEDIVKLIESKQ; from the coding sequence ATGTTTGAACAAGTGAAGGATGCATTAGTAGAATCATTAAATATTGATGGAGGAGACATTAAATTAGAGTCTAATCTAAAAGATGATTTAGGAATTGATTCATTAGCTGCTGTTGAATTATCTTTAGATTTAGAAACAGAATTTGATGTAGAAATTTCTGATGAGGAATTAGCTGCTTTAGTCAGTGTTGAAGATATTGTGAAATTAATTGAATCTAAACAATAA
- the rhuM gene encoding Fic family protein translates to MDVLEKNEVLQFKDNEFVLDVNVSPQEETVWLNRQQIAELFGRDVKTIGKHIVNVFNEGELDRNDSVANFASQSSIVDYRTGKEQVLKDRTMEYYNLDVIISVGYRVKSKRGILFRRWANKVLNNYLLKGYVLNNKHFQDIDYVTKILDDYHKVGGRLPSSHSLLEFLKAYQRGFQILDDYDHHTLISPKGEKDLYIIDYDECINLIHETMFTDKGDQFAIEKDESFRSSIATIYQSFGGEDLYPTLEDKASALLYFIVKNHSFIDGNKRIGATIFLYFLSKNRALYKMGQERINNDALATLTILVASSRPEDKDIVIELIKTILN, encoded by the coding sequence ATGGATGTTTTAGAAAAAAATGAAGTTTTGCAATTTAAAGATAATGAGTTTGTTTTGGATGTGAATGTGTCGCCACAGGAAGAAACAGTTTGGTTAAATCGACAACAAATAGCTGAATTGTTTGGGCGAGATGTGAAAACTATTGGGAAACATATTGTGAATGTTTTTAATGAAGGAGAATTAGATAGAAATGACTCAGTCGCAAATTTTGCGTCTCAGTCATCTATAGTTGATTATAGAACTGGGAAAGAACAAGTCTTGAAAGATAGAACTATGGAATATTATAATTTAGATGTTATTATTTCAGTTGGTTATCGTGTTAAGTCAAAAAGAGGTATTTTATTTAGAAGATGGGCAAATAAAGTCTTAAATAATTATTTGTTAAAAGGTTATGTATTAAATAATAAACATTTCCAGGATATTGATTATGTGACAAAAATTTTAGATGACTATCATAAAGTGGGCGGAAGATTGCCATCTAGCCATTCTCTATTAGAGTTCTTAAAGGCATATCAACGGGGTTTTCAAATATTGGATGATTATGATCATCACACATTGATTTCTCCAAAGGGTGAAAAAGATTTATATATCATTGATTATGATGAGTGTATAAATCTTATTCATGAAACTATGTTTACTGATAAAGGAGATCAATTTGCGATTGAGAAAGATGAATCATTTCGTTCTAGCATTGCAACTATCTATCAAAGTTTTGGTGGTGAAGATTTATATCCAACTCTAGAAGATAAGGCAAGTGCATTACTCTATTTTATTGTTAAGAATCACAGTTTTATTGATGGAAACAAAAGAATTGGAGCTACGATATTCTTATATTTCTTATCTAAAAACAGAGCGTTATATAAAATGGGACAAGAAAGGATAAATAATGATGCTCTTGCAACATTAACAATTCTGGTGGCTTCTTCAAGGCCAGAAGATAAAGATATTGTGATAGAATTGATAAAAACTATACTTAATTAA
- a CDS encoding biotin transporter BioY, which produces MKIKDMCLCALFAVLIGIGAFIKVPVSIVPITLQTLFVILASLILRQKAIYSVLLYVCMGLIGLPVFTSGGGISYVLIPSFGYLIGFIISSWFVGRYQNTNHISLFLRSCIGLAMIYIIGMLYFIFIQYVYYGQVFSISWIFTSLCLVYLPGDLLSILLSIVIYKRIEYSLPQYIMQSNT; this is translated from the coding sequence ATGAAAATAAAAGATATGTGTTTATGTGCATTGTTTGCAGTACTCATAGGAATAGGAGCTTTTATCAAGGTTCCAGTCTCTATTGTGCCAATAACCCTGCAAACATTGTTCGTTATATTGGCTTCACTTATTTTAAGACAAAAAGCTATATATAGTGTTTTGTTATATGTTTGTATGGGATTGATTGGATTACCGGTATTTACAAGTGGAGGAGGAATATCATATGTTCTCATTCCATCATTTGGTTATTTAATTGGATTTATTATAAGTAGTTGGTTTGTAGGAAGATATCAAAATACAAATCATATATCCTTATTCTTAAGGAGCTGTATTGGACTTGCTATGATTTATATAATTGGAATGTTATATTTTATATTTATACAATATGTTTATTATGGACAAGTTTTTTCAATAAGTTGGATTTTCACAAGTTTATGTTTGGTCTATTTACCAGGAGATTTATTATCTATTCTATTAAGTATTGTTATTTATAAACGTATTGAATATTCACTACCACAATATATTATGCAATCAAATACATAA
- a CDS encoding AraC family transcriptional regulator has protein sequence MKQSHLIYKEKSHIDISCLLNFSSQSNFIQVFKKYKHMTPKQYQDSHLKNQ, from the coding sequence ATGAAACAGTCACATCTTATATACAAAGAAAAAAGTCATATTGATATCAGTTGTTTATTAAACTTTAGTTCACAAAGTAATTTTATTCAAGTCTTTAAAAAATATAAACATATGACTCCTAAGCAATATCAAGATTCACATCTCAAAAATCAATGA
- a CDS encoding MurR/RpiR family transcriptional regulator, giving the protein MIYGKLPVVFLSTIASEKNGSTNCVIATYILEHLDEMQDIGIKEIAKKCNVAVSSISRFCKEIGLRDFVELKELLSSIDFYFEEQSHSQSFNQRIEDYSYKIHESIQMVKNTIDGHQLIKLCDDIKKYQRVGIFGLLKAGSVAINLQGDLLMLGKQVYTHISYTQQMQYIITADENDLIIIFSYTGSYFDYQNLRALKKKLNAPKIWMISGDKKNYPSFVDEVISFESLQDQAGHPYQLQFVASLIAQEYSKICKL; this is encoded by the coding sequence ATGATTTATGGAAAATTGCCTGTTGTGTTTTTAAGTACCATTGCGAGTGAAAAAAATGGATCAACAAATTGTGTTATCGCAACTTATATTTTGGAACATTTAGATGAAATGCAAGATATAGGGATTAAAGAAATTGCTAAAAAATGTAATGTTGCAGTGAGTTCTATTTCACGTTTTTGTAAAGAAATAGGATTAAGAGATTTTGTTGAGTTAAAGGAATTATTGTCATCAATAGATTTCTATTTTGAAGAACAATCTCATTCTCAATCTTTCAATCAAAGAATTGAGGATTATAGTTATAAAATTCATGAAAGTATTCAAATGGTTAAAAATACAATTGATGGTCATCAATTGATAAAACTATGTGATGATATCAAAAAATATCAAAGAGTGGGTATATTTGGATTATTAAAGGCAGGATCAGTAGCGATTAATCTTCAAGGAGATTTATTAATGCTTGGTAAGCAAGTTTATACGCATATATCTTATACACAACAAATGCAATATATTATCACAGCTGATGAAAATGATTTAATTATTATTTTCTCTTATACGGGATCATATTTTGATTATCAAAATTTGAGAGCATTGAAGAAAAAATTAAATGCTCCTAAAATATGGATGATATCTGGTGATAAGAAAAATTATCCTTCCTTTGTTGATGAAGTGATCTCATTTGAGTCATTACAAGATCAGGCAGGTCATCCTTATCAATTGCAGTTTGTAGCCAGTTTAATTGCACAAGAATATTCAAAAATATGCAAACTATAA
- a CDS encoding DJ-1 family glyoxalase III: protein MARVAVLMAEGYEEGETLTIVDLLRRAGIECHTFSFDNEFVKGMHNMYVQADKMFGKEVQEYDMIVLPGGRPGGANLRNNPDVIALLQYFNEHHKYIAAMCSGTIALAEAQVITGKKVTGYTGYAEKLVDGEFVDDVVVFDQNIVTSQGPATPYPFAFKIMEVFQQDVTEMKERLMYNFAGGK, encoded by the coding sequence ATGGCTCGTGTTGCAGTATTAATGGCTGAAGGATATGAAGAAGGGGAAACACTAACAATTGTAGATTTATTAAGAAGGGCAGGAATTGAGTGTCACACATTCAGTTTTGATAATGAATTTGTAAAAGGAATGCATAATATGTATGTTCAAGCTGATAAAATGTTTGGTAAAGAGGTTCAAGAGTATGATATGATTGTTTTACCAGGGGGGCGTCCAGGTGGAGCAAATCTTAGGAACAATCCTGACGTTATTGCTTTGCTTCAGTATTTTAATGAGCATCATAAATATATTGCAGCAATGTGCTCAGGAACGATTGCTTTAGCAGAAGCCCAAGTCATTACAGGTAAAAAGGTGACTGGATATACAGGATATGCTGAAAAACTAGTGGATGGAGAATTTGTAGATGATGTCGTTGTCTTTGATCAAAATATTGTGACGAGTCAAGGACCAGCAACCCCTTATCCCTTTGCGTTTAAGATTATGGAAGTCTTCCAACAAGATGTGACTGAAATGAAAGAAAGACTGATGTATAATTTTGCTGGTGGAAAATAG
- a CDS encoding DJ-1 family glyoxalase III: MKKVAVIVAPGFEEGETLTIVDIIRRAHFQCDMFGFDKVVEGGHGICVQCDKILNDEVIHYDMVVLPGGYEGAANMRDSEEVISILHSMNEKGKYICAMCAAPIVLEKANLLVNRHYTAYKGYDQKIKQGHYLEDKVVIDGNLMTSRGPATAYAFAYKLVDLLGGDSLAVKKRMVYFNAFDVKEDE; encoded by the coding sequence ATGAAAAAAGTAGCAGTCATTGTTGCACCTGGATTTGAAGAGGGTGAAACATTAACGATTGTAGATATTATTCGCAGAGCTCATTTCCAATGTGATATGTTTGGATTTGATAAAGTTGTTGAGGGTGGGCATGGAATATGTGTGCAATGTGATAAAATTTTAAATGATGAAGTGATTCATTATGATATGGTTGTTTTACCTGGTGGATATGAGGGGGCAGCGAATATGAGAGATAGCGAAGAAGTGATTTCCATTCTTCATTCTATGAATGAAAAAGGAAAATATATTTGTGCCATGTGTGCAGCTCCTATTGTTTTAGAAAAAGCAAATTTATTAGTGAATAGGCATTATACAGCATACAAGGGATATGATCAAAAAATAAAGCAAGGACATTATTTAGAAGATAAAGTGGTTATTGATGGAAACCTTATGACAAGTCGTGGACCAGCAACAGCTTATGCCTTTGCATATAAGTTAGTTGATTTATTAGGCGGTGATTCATTGGCAGTTAAGAAAAGAATGGTTTATTTCAATGCATTTGATGTCAAGGAGGATGAATAG
- the ascB gene encoding 6-phospho-beta-glucosidase: MKIKDDFLWGGAIAANQAEGAYAEDGKGLSTMDVVPMNQKRQFIKQGKMSYLQCQKDDYFPTHQAIDFYHTYKEDIRMLAEMGFKCFRTSIAWTRIYPTGIEEKPHSLGLQYYRDLFQECHKYGIEPLVTISHFDVPMYLVETYGSWRNRKMIDFYIKYAKTLFEEFNGLVKYWITFNEINVILHNSFSGAGLILTDDENLEQIKYQAAHHELVASALAVKIAHQINPYNQVGCMLAAGDYYPYTCHPEDVLLAMNRNRESYFFIDIQSKGIYPSYIDRLFKEKNIQLSMYDNDLEIMKDHTVDFIALSYYTSRCASMQKQKDESEANVMKSIKNPYIPSSEWGWQIDPLGLRITLNTLYDRYQKPLFIVENGLGAKDELINGTVEDDYRIDYLREHIKAMKEAMKDGVEVIGYLTWGCIDLVAASTGQMSKRYGFVYVDRDDYGQGTNRRFKKKSFDWYKKVIATNGEDLY, encoded by the coding sequence ATGAAAATCAAAGATGATTTTTTATGGGGTGGTGCTATTGCAGCCAATCAGGCAGAGGGGGCTTATGCTGAAGATGGGAAAGGATTGTCAACAATGGATGTCGTTCCAATGAATCAAAAGAGACAATTTATCAAACAAGGAAAAATGTCTTATCTGCAATGTCAAAAAGATGACTATTTCCCTACCCATCAAGCTATTGATTTTTATCATACATATAAAGAGGATATCCGAATGCTAGCAGAAATGGGATTCAAGTGTTTTCGTACCAGTATTGCCTGGACAAGAATTTATCCTACTGGAATTGAAGAAAAACCTCATTCGTTAGGGCTACAATATTATCGAGATTTATTTCAGGAATGTCATAAATATGGAATAGAACCCCTTGTAACGATTAGTCATTTTGATGTACCAATGTATCTGGTAGAAACATATGGTTCATGGAGAAATAGAAAGATGATAGATTTCTATATCAAATATGCGAAGACATTATTTGAGGAATTCAATGGTTTGGTTAAATATTGGATCACTTTTAATGAAATTAATGTTATTTTACATAATTCATTTTCTGGTGCTGGTCTTATTTTGACAGACGATGAGAATCTCGAACAAATAAAATATCAGGCAGCTCACCATGAATTGGTCGCAAGTGCACTTGCAGTCAAAATAGCGCATCAAATCAATCCTTATAATCAAGTTGGATGCATGTTGGCAGCAGGAGATTATTACCCATACACTTGTCACCCCGAAGATGTTTTGTTGGCAATGAACAGGAATAGAGAGAGTTATTTCTTTATTGATATTCAATCAAAAGGAATCTATCCAAGTTATATAGATAGACTATTTAAAGAAAAAAATATTCAATTGTCTATGTATGATAATGATTTAGAAATTATGAAAGATCATACAGTCGATTTTATTGCATTGAGTTATTATACTTCTCGTTGTGCTTCAATGCAAAAACAAAAGGATGAAAGTGAAGCAAATGTTATGAAATCAATTAAGAATCCCTATATTCCATCTAGTGAATGGGGATGGCAAATTGATCCTTTAGGATTAAGAATAACATTAAATACTTTATATGATCGTTATCAAAAACCCTTATTTATTGTTGAAAATGGATTAGGTGCCAAAGATGAACTTATTAATGGAACAGTGGAAGATGATTATCGTATTGATTATTTAAGAGAACATATTAAGGCTATGAAGGAGGCCATGAAAGATGGTGTAGAAGTCATAGGATATTTAACATGGGGTTGTATTGATTTGGTGGCTGCCTCGACTGGTCAAATGTCAAAAAGATATGGTTTTGTCTATGTGGATAGAGATGATTATGGACAAGGAACCAATAGACGATTCAAGAAAAAATCATTTGATTGGTATAAGAAAGTAATTGCTACAAATGGTGAAGATTTATATTGA
- a CDS encoding beta-glucoside-specific PTS transporter subunit IIABC, whose translation MKNKDIAKKILDLVKEDNITYLTHCATRLRLNVKDENSIDLNKLSQIEGVITAQFKNGQLQVVIGAKVEGVFDELMNMVNLSDDTIVEKSTKKKNIVSNVVETIAGCFSPVIPVLIGCGMVKSVLSILTTFNMITTTSGEYQILSMIGDLLFYFFPFFLAVSAAKKFKTNEFLALALAGALMYPTIQNGAIHAAETGITSLRFLGLPALFVNYKSTIIPIIITVWMMSYVYRYVNKLIPDTFKVLFVPMIVLFIMVPLELIVIGPFGTYIGKGVAAFVTWLYGINGVLGAFLFGTFRPLLIILGMHYAITPINTQLIAEYGYSVISPANLTGNLAQAGACLAVFVLLKNKERKSGAFTSGLTAVFGITEPAMFGFNLKYKKPMICAMLAGGIGAAYMNYFGGGATAVILPGILALPTYIADHYIHVIIAVIISITGAFIATLILGIYEESDLVDSVQNQNGQEEICSPVQGTIIELSQVNDDTFSKGLLGQGFAVIPEDGHYYAPFNGRVKMIFPTKHAIGLVSDTGAEVLIHIGLDTVGLNGQYFESHVSVDQEIKVGDLLITVDIESVKKLGYDMTTPVIVTNSNQYQNIEFNQNNNRFMLVVES comes from the coding sequence ATGAAAAACAAAGATATAGCAAAGAAGATTCTTGATCTTGTCAAAGAAGATAACATCACTTATTTAACGCATTGTGCAACAAGACTCAGATTGAATGTTAAAGATGAAAACAGTATTGATTTAAACAAATTGAGTCAAATTGAAGGCGTTATAACAGCACAATTTAAAAATGGTCAATTACAAGTTGTCATTGGTGCAAAAGTAGAAGGTGTGTTTGATGAATTAATGAATATGGTTAATTTATCAGATGATACTATAGTAGAAAAAAGTACAAAAAAGAAAAACATAGTTTCTAATGTTGTTGAAACGATTGCAGGATGCTTCAGTCCGGTTATTCCAGTTTTAATTGGATGTGGTATGGTAAAATCAGTATTGTCTATATTAACAACATTTAACATGATAACAACAACGAGTGGTGAATATCAAATATTAAGTATGATTGGTGATTTACTGTTTTATTTCTTTCCTTTCTTTTTAGCTGTTAGTGCTGCAAAAAAATTTAAAACAAATGAATTTTTAGCTTTAGCACTTGCTGGAGCATTGATGTATCCAACCATTCAAAATGGGGCAATTCATGCCGCTGAAACGGGTATAACTTCACTTCGTTTTTTAGGATTACCAGCGTTGTTTGTGAATTATAAATCAACGATTATTCCAATCATTATAACGGTATGGATGATGTCTTATGTATATAGATATGTGAATAAATTGATTCCAGATACATTTAAAGTTTTGTTTGTACCAATGATTGTTTTATTTATTATGGTTCCTTTAGAATTGATTGTCATTGGTCCATTCGGTACTTATATCGGTAAAGGTGTTGCAGCATTTGTGACATGGTTATATGGAATAAATGGAGTATTAGGAGCTTTCTTATTTGGTACATTTAGACCTTTGCTCATTATACTGGGAATGCATTATGCGATTACACCTATCAATACTCAATTAATTGCAGAATATGGCTATTCTGTTATTTCTCCAGCCAATTTAACGGGAAACTTAGCACAGGCTGGAGCATGTTTAGCAGTCTTTGTATTATTGAAAAACAAAGAGCGAAAGAGTGGTGCATTCACAAGTGGATTAACAGCAGTCTTTGGGATTACAGAACCTGCCATGTTTGGTTTTAATTTAAAATATAAGAAGCCTATGATTTGTGCGATGTTAGCAGGTGGAATTGGGGCAGCCTATATGAATTACTTTGGTGGCGGAGCAACAGCAGTTATTTTACCTGGAATTTTAGCTTTACCAACATATATTGCTGATCATTATATTCATGTGATTATTGCAGTTATTATCAGTATAACTGGGGCATTTATTGCAACTTTGATATTAGGAATTTATGAAGAAAGTGATTTGGTGGATAGTGTGCAAAATCAAAACGGTCAAGAAGAAATTTGTTCACCGGTTCAAGGAACGATTATTGAATTATCACAAGTCAATGATGATACTTTTTCAAAAGGATTATTGGGGCAAGGTTTTGCTGTTATTCCTGAAGATGGGCATTATTATGCACCATTCAATGGAAGAGTTAAAATGATTTTTCCCACAAAACATGCGATTGGATTGGTAAGTGATACAGGTGCTGAAGTTCTGATCCATATTGGATTAGACACAGTTGGATTAAATGGTCAATATTTTGAAAGTCATGTCAGTGTAGATCAAGAAATCAAAGTAGGTGATTTATTAATAACCGTAGATATAGAAAGTGTTAAAAAATTGGGATATGATATGACAACTCCAGTTATTGTTACCAATTCAAATCAGTATCAGAATATTGAATTCAACCAGAACAATAATCGTTTCATGTTGGTTGTGGAGTCATGA
- a CDS encoding ROK family protein, translated as MANETFDFKAWILKHSNDEYRMTLENDQLIMLRTDYGEASIQFTEIEENTIVEFKITFDKDHSVKFYLHFELNDENHAKQLYDEMVETLIGLKDQKTLKVLLSCSAGLTTSMFAENLNSVAEMLGLDYHFDAVSYLSLYEEVQNYDIVFIAPQIGYMYNRLKESLPDKLVLQIPTSLFASYDALGAIQFIQQEFKNIEKQQEEKAAECCVCCTQYEKRILSIAIMINGEQTRISYRLYDKCEIIDSHVIMKPSMNIYDLYDIIDTVLLKHSYIDVIGIATPGIVEDDKVFKEPNDGKIIDMKNDFEEKYNIQIFVYNNADAAAVGFVLEHPEYQNVIYHSQPFGFGVGGQGIVANGKVIRGKNGVAGEVKYFLRRMQLSDDVHKLAWTQQGTLELITKSLLPSLTVIGPEAVALYAPMTPDMNEVKNKLKSFISEEFLPEFYYIKEPISYMLSGITELCVDYLEKE; from the coding sequence ATGGCAAATGAAACATTTGATTTTAAAGCATGGATTTTAAAACATTCAAATGATGAATATCGGATGACTTTAGAAAATGATCAGTTGATTATGTTAAGAACTGATTATGGTGAAGCATCTATTCAATTTACAGAGATAGAGGAAAATACAATTGTTGAATTTAAAATAACATTTGATAAAGATCATTCTGTTAAATTTTATCTTCATTTTGAATTAAATGATGAAAATCATGCAAAACAATTATATGATGAAATGGTTGAAACACTGATTGGATTAAAAGATCAAAAAACATTAAAAGTTTTATTATCATGTTCTGCTGGTTTGACGACGTCTATGTTTGCTGAAAATTTGAATTCTGTTGCTGAAATGCTAGGGCTTGACTATCATTTCGATGCTGTTTCTTATTTGAGTCTTTATGAAGAAGTTCAAAATTATGATATTGTTTTTATTGCTCCACAAATTGGCTATATGTATAATCGTTTGAAAGAAAGTTTACCTGATAAGCTGGTCTTACAAATTCCTACATCTCTATTTGCTTCATATGATGCTTTAGGAGCTATTCAGTTTATTCAACAGGAATTTAAAAATATTGAAAAACAACAAGAAGAAAAAGCAGCAGAATGTTGTGTTTGTTGTACACAATATGAAAAGAGAATATTATCTATTGCCATTATGATTAATGGAGAACAAACACGTATTTCTTATCGTTTATATGATAAATGTGAAATTATTGATAGTCATGTGATTATGAAACCATCAATGAATATTTATGATTTATATGATATTATTGATACTGTTTTATTAAAGCATTCCTATATTGATGTGATTGGTATTGCGACACCAGGTATTGTTGAAGATGATAAGGTCTTTAAAGAACCTAATGATGGTAAAATTATTGATATGAAAAATGATTTTGAAGAGAAATATAATATTCAGATATTTGTTTATAATAATGCTGATGCAGCAGCTGTTGGATTTGTATTAGAACATCCTGAATATCAAAATGTTATTTATCATTCTCAACCATTTGGATTTGGTGTGGGTGGTCAAGGAATCGTTGCTAATGGGAAAGTCATTAGAGGAAAAAATGGTGTTGCTGGTGAAGTGAAGTATTTTTTAAGACGTATGCAGCTTTCTGATGATGTTCATAAACTGGCATGGACACAACAGGGGACATTAGAGTTAATCACGAAATCGCTGTTGCCATCTTTGACAGTTATTGGACCTGAAGCAGTGGCTTTATATGCACCTATGACGCCTGATATGAATGAAGTGAAGAATAAGCTGAAATCATTTATTTCAGAAGAATTTCTACCAGAATTCTATTATATTAAGGAACCTATTTCTTATATGTTGAGTGGGATTACAGAGTTATGCGTTGATTATCTTGAAAAAGAGTAA
- a CDS encoding flavodoxin family protein gives MKVLMINGSPHPKGNTQTALNEMIKIFDQQNIDTEIIHIGNKDIRGCIACMSCKKNGKCIFDDIVNEVARKFEECDGLVVGTPVYFGSANSTLISFLTRLFYSVPFDKTMKVGASVVVARRGGISATYDEINKFFAISGMPIASTQYWNAIHGREQGEAMQDEEGLQTMRVLARNMTFLLKSIHDGKEKYGIPEKEEFTRTNFIR, from the coding sequence ATGAAAGTACTAATGATTAATGGCAGCCCTCATCCAAAAGGGAATACACAAACTGCCTTGAATGAAATGATAAAAATATTTGATCAACAAAATATTGATACTGAGATCATTCATATTGGAAACAAAGATATTAGAGGATGTATCGCATGTATGTCATGCAAGAAAAATGGAAAATGTATTTTTGATGATATAGTTAATGAAGTTGCCAGAAAGTTTGAAGAATGTGATGGCTTGGTTGTTGGAACACCCGTTTACTTTGGATCAGCCAATTCAACATTAATATCGTTTTTAACGCGTTTGTTTTATAGTGTACCTTTTGATAAAACAATGAAAGTAGGGGCAAGTGTTGTTGTTGCAAGACGTGGGGGCATTTCAGCAACTTATGATGAAATCAATAAATTCTTTGCGATTTCAGGAATGCCTATAGCATCAACGCAATATTGGAATGCTATTCATGGTAGAGAACAGGGAGAAGCTATGCAAGATGAAGAAGGTTTACAAACAATGAGAGTCCTTGCTAGAAATATGACTTTTTTGTTAAAGAGTATTCATGATGGTAAAGAGAAATATGGAATACCAGAAAAGGAAGAGTTTACAAGAACAAACTTTATTCGATAA
- a CDS encoding EFR1 family ferrodoxin (N-terminal region resembles flavodoxins. C-terminal ferrodoxin region binds two 4Fe-4S clusters.) — MLFYFTATGNCLYVARKLENQILSIPQELKKENLHYKDEKIGIVTPVYAGELPQIVRKFIEQAHFDTDYFYMILTYGKSDSVATIWSEAFCQKNHIHLDYAQSILMVDNYLPSFDMEEEILIDKKTDAQIQIAKENIEKRMKFIPEPDQAAKDLYAMASKRFAKHPELNNGEAIIMTNQCAGCKICEQVCPIGNIKVIDGKAKRLNKTCEFCLACVHHCPFKAIHLITDKNPDARYRHPQVSLKEIVKSNKQ, encoded by the coding sequence ATGCTATTTTATTTCACAGCTACAGGCAATTGCCTTTATGTAGCTAGAAAACTTGAAAACCAGATTTTGAGTATTCCTCAAGAATTAAAGAAAGAGAATCTTCATTATAAGGATGAAAAGATTGGAATTGTGACTCCTGTCTATGCAGGTGAATTACCTCAAATAGTCAGAAAGTTTATAGAACAGGCACATTTTGATACGGATTATTTTTATATGATATTAACATATGGAAAATCTGACAGTGTTGCTACTATTTGGAGTGAAGCATTTTGTCAAAAAAATCATATACACTTAGATTATGCACAATCTATTCTAATGGTTGATAACTATCTCCCTTCATTTGATATGGAAGAAGAGATATTAATTGATAAAAAAACAGATGCACAAATTCAAATTGCAAAAGAGAATATTGAAAAAAGAATGAAATTTATTCCTGAACCAGATCAGGCTGCTAAAGATTTATATGCTATGGCTTCAAAAAGATTTGCAAAGCACCCTGAATTAAATAATGGAGAGGCTATTATCATGACCAATCAATGTGCAGGATGTAAGATTTGTGAGCAAGTTTGCCCAATAGGTAATATAAAAGTTATTGATGGGAAAGCCAAAAGACTCAATAAGACTTGTGAATTCTGTTTAGCATGTGTTCATCATTGTCCATTTAAAGCAATTCATTTGATTACAGATAAAAATCCAGATGCACGATATCGTCATCCACAAGTGAGTTTAAAAGAAATTGTCAAGTCAAATAAACAATAA